In Bos mutus isolate GX-2022 chromosome 10, NWIPB_WYAK_1.1, whole genome shotgun sequence, a single window of DNA contains:
- the BAHD1 gene encoding bromo adjacent homology domain-containing 1 protein isoform X2 has translation MTHTRRKSLPMLSSGPTGHQEPLQMEGSSVEQRAEGVEPGPPESPEHLTGRRKNYPLRKRPLVPEKPKTCKVLLTRLENVAGPRSADEADELPPDLPKPPSPTPSSEDTALSQPRKRRLASLNAEALNNLLLEREETSSLVGTRRSRGGDPHRSRDRDRATGGWASSKKRPRLGNLGEGSRDLSPEPAPDEGARRDGDPTPKRLASLNAAAFLKLSQERELPLRPPRAHPEADGHSAEPPAPKGLRPKWAKVNSKNYPKARQGAGSSGEAAGPPGWQGCPEEPWPSSPPRGPASQPLYQPLSKALESPLGLRPQLPLLMGGQAALKPEPGRPGEESPAPKQELHQPSFPTPQLSPLPMPGNPADYNGLYGRPELTALGNFYLYCSQDRLQCGGYSSCPMLPEGKLSPVAAPNEGLLLAPSSVPAGTPFQHPPWGSRYCSDEDTGANGYSICEMLSTSLTHIGTTCGGCPYKMPFAAGCRSLGQLEFPLPAAGHPASPAHPLLGCPVPSVPPAAEPVPHLQTPTSEPQTVARACPQSAKPPSGSKSGLRTGSSCRHTARSKAARRPSHPKQPRVQRPRPRRRRRRRTNGWVPVGAACEKAVYVLDEPEPAIRKSYQAVERHGETIRVRDTVLLKSGPRKTSTPYVAKISALWENPESGELMMSLLWYYRPEHLQGGRSPSMHEPLQNEVFASRHQDQNSVACIEEKCYVLTFAEYCRFCAMAKRRGEGLPSRKTALVPPSVDYSTPPHRTVPEDTDPELVFLCRHVYDFRHGRILKNPQ, from the exons ATGACACACACTCGGAGGAAGTCTCTTCCCATGCTGAGTTCAGGCCCCACAGGCCACCAGGAGCCCCTGCAAATGGAAGGCAGCAGTGTGGAGCAGCGGGCAGAGGGCGTGGAGCCAGGTCCTCCTGAGAGCCCGGAGCATCTTACAGGGCGCCGCAAGAACTACCCACTGCGGAAGCGCCCGTTAGTTCCCGAGAAGCCCAAGACCTGCAAAGTGCTGCTGACCCGCCTGGAGAATGTGGCTGGTCCACGGAGCGCAGATGAGGCTGATGAGCTGCCCCCCGACTTGCCCAAGCCTCCTAGCCCAACCCCATCCAGCGAGGACACTGCCCTCTCACAGCCCCGCAAGCGGCGCCTGGCCTCCCTCAATGCCGAGGCCCTCAATAACCTGCTGCTGGAGCGGGAGGAGACCAGCAGCCTGGTGGGCACTCGCCGCAGCCGAGGAGGAGACCCCCACCGCAGCCGGGACCGTGACCGGGCTACTGGAGGCTGGGCCTCCTCTAAGAAGCGGCCCCGGCTTGGGAACCTCGGAGAAGGAAGTCGGGACCTGTCTCCAGAGCCGGCACCGGATGAAGGGGCCCGCAGAGATGGTGATCCAACTCCCAAGAGACTGGCCAGCCTGAATGCAGCTGCCTTCCTGAAGCTGAGCCAGGAGCGGGAGCTCCCCCTGCGGCCGCCTCGTGCCCACCCTGAAGCAGATGGGCACTCTGCGGAGCCACCAGCACCCAAGGGCCTGAGGCCTAAGTGGGCCAAGGTCAACAGCAAGAACTATCCCAAGGCCCGACAGGGGGCTGGCAGCTCTGGGGAGGCTGCAGGCCCACCCGGCTGGCAAGGGTGCCCCGAGGAGCCTTGGCCATCTTCCCCGCCTCGtgggccagccagccagccacttTACCAGCCCCTGAGCAAGGCTCTGGAGAGCCCCTTAGGGCTGCGCCCACAGCTGCCCCTGCTGATGGGGGGCCAGGCAGCCCTGAAGCCGGAGCCTGGGCGCCCAGGCGAGGAGTCACCTGCCCCCAAGCAGGAACTGCACCAGCCCTCGTTCCCCACACCGCAACTCTCCCCGCTCCCGATGCCTGGCAACCCTGCTGACTACAATGGCCTGTATGGTCGGCCTGAGCTCACCGCATTGGGCAACTTCTATCTGTACTGCAGCCAAGACAGGCTGCagtgtgggggctactcttcctgcCCCATGCTCCCTGAGGGCAAGCTGTCCCCAGTGGCTGCACCTAACGAGGGGCTTCTCTTGGCTCCAAGCTCAGTGCCTGCAGGCACCCCTTTCCAGCACCCTCCATGGGGTTCTCGCTATTGCTCCGACGAGGATACTGGAGCGAATGGCTACAGTATCTGTGAAATGTTGTCCACGTCTCTTACCCACATCGGCACTACCTGTGGCGGCTGCCCCTACAAAATGCCTTTTGCAGCAG GCTGCAGATCCCTGGGCCAGCTGGAATTTCCTCTCCCGGCAGCCGGCCACCCTGCCTCACCTGCCCACCCCCTCCTGGGGTGCCCTGTGCCCAGCGTGCCACCTGCAGCAGAGCCCGTCCCCCATCTTCAGACACCCACCTCGGAGCCCCAGACAGTAGCCCGTGCGTGCCCTCAGAGCGCCAAGCCTCCTAGTGGCTCCAAGTCAGGTCTGCGCACGGGCTCCAGCTGTAGGCACACTGCGCGGAGCAAGGCCGCCCGCAGGCCCAGCCACCCCAAGCAGCCTCGCGTCCAGCGCCCACGCCCccgccgccgtcgccgccgccgcACTAATGGCTGGGTGCCCGTCGGGGCTGCCTGCGAGAAGGCCGTCTATGTCTTG GATGAACCGGAACCAGCCATCCGAAAGAGCTACCAGGCAGTGGAGCGGCATGGAGAGACGATCCGAGTCCGGGACACTGTCCTGCTCAAGTCAGGCCCTCGGAAGACGTCCACACCTTATGTGGCCAAGATCTCTGCCCTCTGGGAGAACCCCGAATCAG GAGAGCTGATGATGAGCCTCTTGTGGTATTACAGACCAGAGCACTTACAGGGTGGCCGTAGTCCCAGCATGCACGAG CCTTTGCAGAATGAAGTCTTTGCATCGCGACATCAAGACCAGAACAGTGTAGCCTGCATCGAAGAGAAGTGCTATGTGCTGACCTTTGCTGAGTACTGCAG ATTCTGTGCCATGGCCAAGCGCCGGGGCGAGGGGCTCCCCAGCCGAAAGACAGCACTGGTGCCCCCATCTGTGGACTACTCCACCCCACCACACCGCACAGTGCCCGAGGACACGGACCCTGAGCTGGTGTTTCTTTGCCGCCATGTTTATGACTTCCGCCATGGCCGCATCCTCAAGAACCCCCAGTAG
- the BAHD1 gene encoding bromo adjacent homology domain-containing 1 protein isoform X1, protein MTHTRRKSLPMLSSGPTGHQEPLQMEGSSVEQRAEGVEPGPPESPEHLTGRRKNYPLRKRPLVPEKPKTCKVLLTRLENVAGPRSADEADELPPDLPKPPSPTPSSEDTALSQPRKRRLASLNAEALNNLLLEREETSSLVGTRRSRGGDPHRSRDRDRATGGWASSKKRPRLGNLGEGSRDLSPEPAPDEGARRDGDPTPKRLASLNAAAFLKLSQERELPLRPPRAHPEADGHSAEPPAPKGLRPKWAKVNSKNYPKARQGAGSSGEAAGPPGWQGCPEEPWPSSPPRGPASQPLYQPLSKALESPLGLRPQLPLLMGGQAALKPEPGRPGEESPAPKQELHQPSFPTPQLSPLPMPGNPADYNGLYGRPELTALGNFYLYCSQDRLQCGGYSSCPMLPEGKLSPVAAPNEGLLLAPSSVPAGTPFQHPPWGSRYCSDEDTGANGYSICEMLSTSLTHIGTTCGGCPYKMPFAAEGCRSLGQLEFPLPAAGHPASPAHPLLGCPVPSVPPAAEPVPHLQTPTSEPQTVARACPQSAKPPSGSKSGLRTGSSCRHTARSKAARRPSHPKQPRVQRPRPRRRRRRRTNGWVPVGAACEKAVYVLDEPEPAIRKSYQAVERHGETIRVRDTVLLKSGPRKTSTPYVAKISALWENPESGELMMSLLWYYRPEHLQGGRSPSMHEPLQNEVFASRHQDQNSVACIEEKCYVLTFAEYCRFCAMAKRRGEGLPSRKTALVPPSVDYSTPPHRTVPEDTDPELVFLCRHVYDFRHGRILKNPQ, encoded by the exons ATGACACACACTCGGAGGAAGTCTCTTCCCATGCTGAGTTCAGGCCCCACAGGCCACCAGGAGCCCCTGCAAATGGAAGGCAGCAGTGTGGAGCAGCGGGCAGAGGGCGTGGAGCCAGGTCCTCCTGAGAGCCCGGAGCATCTTACAGGGCGCCGCAAGAACTACCCACTGCGGAAGCGCCCGTTAGTTCCCGAGAAGCCCAAGACCTGCAAAGTGCTGCTGACCCGCCTGGAGAATGTGGCTGGTCCACGGAGCGCAGATGAGGCTGATGAGCTGCCCCCCGACTTGCCCAAGCCTCCTAGCCCAACCCCATCCAGCGAGGACACTGCCCTCTCACAGCCCCGCAAGCGGCGCCTGGCCTCCCTCAATGCCGAGGCCCTCAATAACCTGCTGCTGGAGCGGGAGGAGACCAGCAGCCTGGTGGGCACTCGCCGCAGCCGAGGAGGAGACCCCCACCGCAGCCGGGACCGTGACCGGGCTACTGGAGGCTGGGCCTCCTCTAAGAAGCGGCCCCGGCTTGGGAACCTCGGAGAAGGAAGTCGGGACCTGTCTCCAGAGCCGGCACCGGATGAAGGGGCCCGCAGAGATGGTGATCCAACTCCCAAGAGACTGGCCAGCCTGAATGCAGCTGCCTTCCTGAAGCTGAGCCAGGAGCGGGAGCTCCCCCTGCGGCCGCCTCGTGCCCACCCTGAAGCAGATGGGCACTCTGCGGAGCCACCAGCACCCAAGGGCCTGAGGCCTAAGTGGGCCAAGGTCAACAGCAAGAACTATCCCAAGGCCCGACAGGGGGCTGGCAGCTCTGGGGAGGCTGCAGGCCCACCCGGCTGGCAAGGGTGCCCCGAGGAGCCTTGGCCATCTTCCCCGCCTCGtgggccagccagccagccacttTACCAGCCCCTGAGCAAGGCTCTGGAGAGCCCCTTAGGGCTGCGCCCACAGCTGCCCCTGCTGATGGGGGGCCAGGCAGCCCTGAAGCCGGAGCCTGGGCGCCCAGGCGAGGAGTCACCTGCCCCCAAGCAGGAACTGCACCAGCCCTCGTTCCCCACACCGCAACTCTCCCCGCTCCCGATGCCTGGCAACCCTGCTGACTACAATGGCCTGTATGGTCGGCCTGAGCTCACCGCATTGGGCAACTTCTATCTGTACTGCAGCCAAGACAGGCTGCagtgtgggggctactcttcctgcCCCATGCTCCCTGAGGGCAAGCTGTCCCCAGTGGCTGCACCTAACGAGGGGCTTCTCTTGGCTCCAAGCTCAGTGCCTGCAGGCACCCCTTTCCAGCACCCTCCATGGGGTTCTCGCTATTGCTCCGACGAGGATACTGGAGCGAATGGCTACAGTATCTGTGAAATGTTGTCCACGTCTCTTACCCACATCGGCACTACCTGTGGCGGCTGCCCCTACAAAATGCCTTTTGCAGCAG AAGGCTGCAGATCCCTGGGCCAGCTGGAATTTCCTCTCCCGGCAGCCGGCCACCCTGCCTCACCTGCCCACCCCCTCCTGGGGTGCCCTGTGCCCAGCGTGCCACCTGCAGCAGAGCCCGTCCCCCATCTTCAGACACCCACCTCGGAGCCCCAGACAGTAGCCCGTGCGTGCCCTCAGAGCGCCAAGCCTCCTAGTGGCTCCAAGTCAGGTCTGCGCACGGGCTCCAGCTGTAGGCACACTGCGCGGAGCAAGGCCGCCCGCAGGCCCAGCCACCCCAAGCAGCCTCGCGTCCAGCGCCCACGCCCccgccgccgtcgccgccgccgcACTAATGGCTGGGTGCCCGTCGGGGCTGCCTGCGAGAAGGCCGTCTATGTCTTG GATGAACCGGAACCAGCCATCCGAAAGAGCTACCAGGCAGTGGAGCGGCATGGAGAGACGATCCGAGTCCGGGACACTGTCCTGCTCAAGTCAGGCCCTCGGAAGACGTCCACACCTTATGTGGCCAAGATCTCTGCCCTCTGGGAGAACCCCGAATCAG GAGAGCTGATGATGAGCCTCTTGTGGTATTACAGACCAGAGCACTTACAGGGTGGCCGTAGTCCCAGCATGCACGAG CCTTTGCAGAATGAAGTCTTTGCATCGCGACATCAAGACCAGAACAGTGTAGCCTGCATCGAAGAGAAGTGCTATGTGCTGACCTTTGCTGAGTACTGCAG ATTCTGTGCCATGGCCAAGCGCCGGGGCGAGGGGCTCCCCAGCCGAAAGACAGCACTGGTGCCCCCATCTGTGGACTACTCCACCCCACCACACCGCACAGTGCCCGAGGACACGGACCCTGAGCTGGTGTTTCTTTGCCGCCATGTTTATGACTTCCGCCATGGCCGCATCCTCAAGAACCCCCAGTAG
- the BAHD1 gene encoding bromo adjacent homology domain-containing 1 protein isoform X3: protein MTHTRRKSLPMLSSGPTGHQEPLQMEGSSVEQRAEGVEPGPPESPEHLTGRRKNYPLRKRPLVPEKPKTCKVLLTRLENVAGPRSADEADELPPDLPKPPSPTPSSEDTALSQPRKRRLASLNAEALNNLLLEREETSSLVGTRRSRGGDPHRSRDRDRATGGWASSKKRPRLGNLGEGSRDLSPEPAPDEGARRDGDPTPKRLASLNAAAFLKLSQERELPLRPPRAHPEADGHSAEPPAPKGLRPKWAKVNSKNYPKARQGAGSSGEAAGPPGWQGCPEEPWPSSPPRGPASQPLYQPLSKALESPLGLRPQLPLLMGGQAALKPEPGRPGEESPAPKQELHQPSFPTPQLSPLPMPGNPADYNGLYGRPELTALGNFYLYCSQDRLQCGGYSSCPMLPEGKLSPVAAPNEGLLLAPSSVPAGTPFQHPPWGSRYCSDEDTGANGYSICEMLSTSLTHIGTTCGGCPYKMPFAAEGCRSLGQLEFPLPAAGHPASPAHPLLGCPVPSVPPAAEPVPHLQTPTSEPQTVARACPQSAKPPSGSKSGLRTGSSCRHTARSKAARRPSHPKQPRVQRPRPRRRRRRRTNGWVPVGAACEKAVYVLDEPEPAIRKSYQAVERHGETIRVRDTVLLKSGPRKTSTPYVAKISALWENPESGELMMSLLWYYRPEHLQGGRSPSMHENEVFASRHQDQNSVACIEEKCYVLTFAEYCRFCAMAKRRGEGLPSRKTALVPPSVDYSTPPHRTVPEDTDPELVFLCRHVYDFRHGRILKNPQ from the exons ATGACACACACTCGGAGGAAGTCTCTTCCCATGCTGAGTTCAGGCCCCACAGGCCACCAGGAGCCCCTGCAAATGGAAGGCAGCAGTGTGGAGCAGCGGGCAGAGGGCGTGGAGCCAGGTCCTCCTGAGAGCCCGGAGCATCTTACAGGGCGCCGCAAGAACTACCCACTGCGGAAGCGCCCGTTAGTTCCCGAGAAGCCCAAGACCTGCAAAGTGCTGCTGACCCGCCTGGAGAATGTGGCTGGTCCACGGAGCGCAGATGAGGCTGATGAGCTGCCCCCCGACTTGCCCAAGCCTCCTAGCCCAACCCCATCCAGCGAGGACACTGCCCTCTCACAGCCCCGCAAGCGGCGCCTGGCCTCCCTCAATGCCGAGGCCCTCAATAACCTGCTGCTGGAGCGGGAGGAGACCAGCAGCCTGGTGGGCACTCGCCGCAGCCGAGGAGGAGACCCCCACCGCAGCCGGGACCGTGACCGGGCTACTGGAGGCTGGGCCTCCTCTAAGAAGCGGCCCCGGCTTGGGAACCTCGGAGAAGGAAGTCGGGACCTGTCTCCAGAGCCGGCACCGGATGAAGGGGCCCGCAGAGATGGTGATCCAACTCCCAAGAGACTGGCCAGCCTGAATGCAGCTGCCTTCCTGAAGCTGAGCCAGGAGCGGGAGCTCCCCCTGCGGCCGCCTCGTGCCCACCCTGAAGCAGATGGGCACTCTGCGGAGCCACCAGCACCCAAGGGCCTGAGGCCTAAGTGGGCCAAGGTCAACAGCAAGAACTATCCCAAGGCCCGACAGGGGGCTGGCAGCTCTGGGGAGGCTGCAGGCCCACCCGGCTGGCAAGGGTGCCCCGAGGAGCCTTGGCCATCTTCCCCGCCTCGtgggccagccagccagccacttTACCAGCCCCTGAGCAAGGCTCTGGAGAGCCCCTTAGGGCTGCGCCCACAGCTGCCCCTGCTGATGGGGGGCCAGGCAGCCCTGAAGCCGGAGCCTGGGCGCCCAGGCGAGGAGTCACCTGCCCCCAAGCAGGAACTGCACCAGCCCTCGTTCCCCACACCGCAACTCTCCCCGCTCCCGATGCCTGGCAACCCTGCTGACTACAATGGCCTGTATGGTCGGCCTGAGCTCACCGCATTGGGCAACTTCTATCTGTACTGCAGCCAAGACAGGCTGCagtgtgggggctactcttcctgcCCCATGCTCCCTGAGGGCAAGCTGTCCCCAGTGGCTGCACCTAACGAGGGGCTTCTCTTGGCTCCAAGCTCAGTGCCTGCAGGCACCCCTTTCCAGCACCCTCCATGGGGTTCTCGCTATTGCTCCGACGAGGATACTGGAGCGAATGGCTACAGTATCTGTGAAATGTTGTCCACGTCTCTTACCCACATCGGCACTACCTGTGGCGGCTGCCCCTACAAAATGCCTTTTGCAGCAG AAGGCTGCAGATCCCTGGGCCAGCTGGAATTTCCTCTCCCGGCAGCCGGCCACCCTGCCTCACCTGCCCACCCCCTCCTGGGGTGCCCTGTGCCCAGCGTGCCACCTGCAGCAGAGCCCGTCCCCCATCTTCAGACACCCACCTCGGAGCCCCAGACAGTAGCCCGTGCGTGCCCTCAGAGCGCCAAGCCTCCTAGTGGCTCCAAGTCAGGTCTGCGCACGGGCTCCAGCTGTAGGCACACTGCGCGGAGCAAGGCCGCCCGCAGGCCCAGCCACCCCAAGCAGCCTCGCGTCCAGCGCCCACGCCCccgccgccgtcgccgccgccgcACTAATGGCTGGGTGCCCGTCGGGGCTGCCTGCGAGAAGGCCGTCTATGTCTTG GATGAACCGGAACCAGCCATCCGAAAGAGCTACCAGGCAGTGGAGCGGCATGGAGAGACGATCCGAGTCCGGGACACTGTCCTGCTCAAGTCAGGCCCTCGGAAGACGTCCACACCTTATGTGGCCAAGATCTCTGCCCTCTGGGAGAACCCCGAATCAG GAGAGCTGATGATGAGCCTCTTGTGGTATTACAGACCAGAGCACTTACAGGGTGGCCGTAGTCCCAGCATGCACGAG AATGAAGTCTTTGCATCGCGACATCAAGACCAGAACAGTGTAGCCTGCATCGAAGAGAAGTGCTATGTGCTGACCTTTGCTGAGTACTGCAG ATTCTGTGCCATGGCCAAGCGCCGGGGCGAGGGGCTCCCCAGCCGAAAGACAGCACTGGTGCCCCCATCTGTGGACTACTCCACCCCACCACACCGCACAGTGCCCGAGGACACGGACCCTGAGCTGGTGTTTCTTTGCCGCCATGTTTATGACTTCCGCCATGGCCGCATCCTCAAGAACCCCCAGTAG